Within the Lacerta agilis isolate rLacAgi1 chromosome 15, rLacAgi1.pri, whole genome shotgun sequence genome, the region gCAGCAGTGGCACAATAATCAGCCTGCAAAGGGCAATGGTGGCAGAAGTAATGACAGCCTGCGAGGACTTGTTGCGGTGGCTGCAGTAGTGGTGACCTGCAAGAACTtgtggcagaggcaaaagtggcaaTGGCCTGCAAGGCCTTGTCATGGCGGTGGCAGTAGTGGTGGCCTGTGAGGCCTTACAATTGTGGCAGAAGCAGAGGTGGCCTCATTGAGGCAGGCTGCCACAGCTTCTGCCATCGCCTACCACTACCGCCAGGAGAACTTGCAGGCCACTGCCATTTCTTGCCACCACGGTGAGGCCTTGCAAGCCCCACTGCTGGTGTTGCCGTGAGGCCTTGCAGGCTGCCACTACTGCAAGGCCTTGCAAGATGCTGCTACCTCCGCCGCTGTGAGGCCCTGCATGCTGCCGCTGCTACTTCTTCTCCCTCCCATCGTTGCCATGAGGACTTGCAGACCACCACTGATTGTGCTGCCACCACAAGGTCTTGCAGGTTGTCACCGTTATTGCCGACATGTACCGCGGTCATGGCAAGCTGTTTCTGTCTCCTAGCAGGCCGTCTGGCAGTCCCAGATTTTGtgtattcactatgactcatcACCGTACTTTAGATTGTCCTGAGTACCAtcatttggtagccaagcccaaaactaaaactccaaagccaagttgagagttaatatctgggtcaaaattaagggagagaaaaataacagtgatctcattgtgggagtttactatagacccccaagccaaactgaggacacagatgatgccttcctggaactgatggccaagcattcaaaaggaagtgagatagtagtaatgggggatttcaactaccctgatatttgctggatgtcaaactcagccaagagcataaggtcgaacagattcctcactggccttgcagacaatttcattgtccggaaagtgggagaagcaacaagaggatcagccattttagatctggtcctaaccaatagtgatgacctggttagtggggtagaagtggcaggatcattaagtgggagtgaccatgctctactggagtttattatacagcagaaaggagaaaccaagcatactaagactcaaattctagactttaagaaagccgacttcagaaaacttagggaaatgctgggtgaaatcccatggacagaaatactaaaagggaagggagttcatgatggttgggagcttgttaaaagggagatattaaaagcacaacttcaggcaataccagtgagacggaaacatggaaggtgcctaaagaagccagggtggctatctaaagaacttttaattgagttaagatttaaaagggatatgtacaaaaaagggaaaaaccaccagagaggaattcaaacaaatagccagcacgtgtagagacaaagtcagaaaagctaaagcacagaatgaactcaggcttgctagagaggttaaaagcaacaaaaagggcttttatgggtatgtccgtagcaaaaggaagaacaagaaaACAGTGGGggcacttagaggagaagatggtgaaatgcgaacaggggacagagaaagggcagaacacctcaatgccttctttgcctcagtcttctccaagaaagaaaacaatgcccgacgtgaagaatatggagcagatgattcagcaggggaaacacagcccagaataagtaaggaggtagtacaggaatacttggctaatttagatgtattcaagtctccagggccagatgaactacatccaagagtattaaaagaactggcagaggagatttcagaaccactggcagtagtctttgagaattcctggagaacaggcaaagtgccagaagactggaggagggcaaatgttgtccctattttcaaaaaggggaaaagagaggacccaaacaattaccgcccagtcagcctgacatcaataccaggaaatgtgccccatgatattcttgtaaagaagctggtaaaatgtgggctagacaatgcaaccattcagtggatttgtaactggctgactgaccgaacccaaagggtgctcatcaatggctcctcttcatcctggagagaagtgactagtggggtgccacagggttctgtcttgggcccagtcttattcaacatcttcatcaatgacttggaggatgggcttgagggcatcctgatcaagtttgcagatgacaccaaattgggaggggtggctaataccccagaggacaggatcacacttcaaaatgaccttaacagattagacaactgggccagagcaaacaaaatgaattttaacaaggagaaatgtaaagtactacacttgggcaaaaaaaatgaaaggcacaaatacaggatgggtgacacctggcttgagagcagtacatgtggaaaggatctaggagtcttggtagaccacaaacttgacatgactCACCAACTAAACATCACGCTAACtgatgtgatgcagcagctaaaaaagccaatgcaattctgggctgcaattcaaggaggatactgacaagctggaacgtgtccagaagagggcaaccaaaatggtcaaaggcctggaaacaatgccttatgaggaacggcttagggagctgggtatgtttagcctggagaagagaaggttaaggggtgatatggtagccatgttcaaatatctaaaaggatgtcatatagaggagggagaaaggttgttttctgctgctccagagaagcggacacggggcaatggattcaaactacaagaaagaagattccacctaaacattaggaagaacttcctgacagtgagagttgttcggcagtggaatttgctaccaaggagtgtggtggagtctccttctttggaggtctttaagcagaggcttgacagccatctgctttgatggtgtttcctgcttggcaaggggttggactggatggcccttgtggtctcttccaactctatgattatatggttctatgattcattTGGGTGTATTTTGGCTTTCCTGCTGCTGAAACTGAGTGTGTGATGATTTATAATATTGCCATTTATCTACTTTAGTcccctaagtagtagcagttgccaggacattgtcccGTTCGCTTCTGCATAGTTCCATCCTTTTTTCAGTTATTGTGGTAGattgcagtgtttagctggtgagttaGCGTGATGTTTAGTTGGTGAGTTATCGTCTAGCCcttacacacattgtgattcacaatctattgccagctcaaatattatgGAACAACACAATGTGAACTTCAAGCTGGTTTTGGCTGATAAATCAACATATCGCCCAGCCTAGTGTACACCCAGAATAttaggttttgttttaattttgctttaaaGGTGTTACTGTAAAACTACCTTAGGTTTGTTCTAAAGATGGAAACATAGTTTGCACACTTTGTGATCTTCACTCAATTGTGTGTTCATAGGCCTTTCTCtgtacagcagccttccccagctggttccccaGCCTTCCCCAGACTACAACTCCTCCAACAGCTGGTACTGATGGGAAGCTGTTGTCCAAAACACCTGCTGGCTGTTACGACATCCTTTCTACAGGGAACTCTTCTacagctgcctcagtctgccctAATTTCCTGCCTGCCTTGGGGATTAACAGTCACAGAGAGGTCTAAGTGGGTAGGCTGTTCCCGGGCTATTTCCTATCTAATTATTCCTGCTCCTAGAAGACTGGTGTGAGCCATGCTTATGCAAAGAGTTTAGTAAATGCACCTCTGTACAAATCTTCATAAAGAATATAGaatttgtctctctctttttgaatcCCATGGGGAACAGGAAATTGGATGCGATGACAGCTCACTCACTGGCTTGCCTAGGATGGCTTTTACCTCTTCAAGAATATGCTTGCACAGCTCTGACCCTTATTCACGACCTGAACCACCATAACAAACGCTGCAGCCAGCCTTAGCTAAGTGATGCACTGGTTCAAAGCCAGAGTGCACTCTTCAAGCATCAGCTGTCCCCGTCTATCTCTTGAGTAGGGCTTCCAGCAGGTGAGaatcatcgccccccccccccgatgttgctgaactaaacaGGGCACTTCTAAATCAGAAACATTCCCAGAGAAGCAAGGCAAGCACTCTTACTTTCTATCCAATCCCAATAGCATATGGGTGGGTAGAAATGAATATTTTACCTTGCAGCTGCTGTTCCTTGAATCACTTCGTAGATATAGACACCCGAGCTCAGGTCTGGGAAATTCCTGTCCCGCCGTCTCAGTTCACGGATGAGACTTAAGGGAAGAGATAAGGACAGTTCAGTCAATCAGGTGGTCTACCCACTAAATGCAGAAATCCCAAATCTAATCAAAACACTGTAGGTGTTTAGCAGCACAACTGAGGTGAGCCACAGCCTCCCCCAACTGGTGATAGTGCTGCCAGCAGGTGATACTACATGGGCATCTGTGGTGGGTGTGAGGAGACTGCACACCCTTCACTAGTTTGAATTTGTCTGGGGAGGTGGGGTGCCCTACTGCAGCTTGAAAGAGGAACTCTGAGGACATCACCACCATCAACATTTCCCCAAGTTCTACCTACTGAGAAAATATAAAATTTCCCACTTAAGCTGTTTTAGGGACTAGGTGGAAAATAATGGTTTAAGGGGCAGTTTACAGAACAAAGATCCTGAGTGACCATTGGCAAATGGGTAGTCAAATaactttatgggggggggctaATACTGAGAGGCCAGGCAGGAGCCACACAGGTGAAATGCAGGGATGTGGGACTGAGGACTTACTTGAAAGTGAGAGGGAGCATTCGGAGTCCCAGGTATTTTTTCTTGGGTCTGATCTTCCCTAGAGGGACATGAGAGTTAGAAGCATTCTCAACAAAGTCATGAAAAGAAAGGACAGATTGGTTCTGTCCCTCTCTCTATGTGTACACAAAGGCCTAAAGCAGCAGATGTTTCCCTGCTCTGCACTCGAAAAAGACAGGTGGTTCTCTGATAGCCTTAAAAACACGTCTATTCATAAGAAAGTGGGAGGCTGCTTTCCAGGGATTCAGAGAAGAGTCCTTAcctgccctgcctggagatgttggCGATTGATCCTGGggtgcaaagcagttgctctcccgctgagttacagccctttctACAACCTACAGGGAGTGTCTGTGTGGGAGCCCTACCTCACAAAACAAGAAACAGGCTTCATATTACCTTTCATGTAGCGATTGTGATAGTCTTCCAGGAACTGGCGGATTCGATCAGAGGGGATGGCAAAGGAGATGCCGGCTGTGACCTTCAGGGTGTTCATTCCAATGACTTCACCATCCTAATGGAAAGAGAGCAGCCGTTGTGGCCAAGCGGAAGGATTTCCATCCTTTGAcatattggaagaagcaaagattctGACAGTGGTAGTCGGGGTGTGTATGTGTTCAATTAAAGTCAGCAGGTCAGGAGAGCAATGCCCATACAGAAAGAACTCAAACCAACCAAGTGAGCCATAAGAAGTCCTGAAATAgtcaaatccaatttttaaagTGGTAAAAGCAAACTCTTAACAATACTTCTAAATACACCTGTGAGGTCCGTGTGGTGGTGTCTCACGAGTAACAAGGCAGGAGCCCAACCTGtctgtttacaggtttattgtgcaaactatttacagtgcagagctacaaggtacatgtctgtctcagtcactggcagaatccggtagtggccccttctggctctttccccagcataagaacttcggccccccaagtctcctcctaccttctttgcgtttcatccctctgcacaactggggcaatggaaatggcgtgcctccctcctgaccagccgggcaaGGGAGCCCAGGGTCTCTAgcttccccaagccctctccctgccagaCTCCCTGTTTGCCGCTCCTGGCTGgatgaggcgctggggctctccgtAGAATCCCCAAACCCTCTCCTCGCCCGGcttgccccttccccttcccccccactGGAGCTGCGGCTGCTCTTCGtgctggaagaggtactgctgctcagtTGGCGTTGGGGCTCCCTGTATCCCAACAATCCCTCgggtcccctcagcgggccaggtggcagttccctgacaacaccTAATGCTTTTTAAAGTAGAATTTAAGTTGGGGTGTTAGCTAAATCTGTTTCTCATGCAACTCAAAATCATACTGCCTTCACCCACATAACTACATAGAAAAATGAGTGAGATTGAACAAAGATGGTTCCACAGGTGATCAGAGCATTGAAGAGAAGTGTACCTCGCTCTTGGAATCCCAATTATGGAGGAATAATCTGAGAGTAAttggcatcatagaatcatagagttttatAGACTAGTCATCTAtctaacccctgcaatgcagaagtctcagctgaagcattcatgacagagggccatccagcctctgcctaaaagcctccaaggaaggagagtccacctctccacctctcatgggagtctgttccactgctgaacagctcatactgtcacAAAGTTGTTTCTGGTGTTCAGTTGGAATCATTTTTCTTgtaccttgaagccattggttcgactcctaccctccagagcaggagaaaacaagcttgctacttcttccatgtgacagccattgaGATAcatgaagatggctctcatatctcctttcagtctcctcttttccaggctaaacgtacccagttccctcaaccattcctcataaggcttggtttccagacccttgatcatctcgttCGCCCTCCGCTGCACACCTTCCAacttgtcaacaacaaattgtggtgcccagaattggacacagtattccatgtgtgttctgaccaaggcagaatagggtgGTATTATGACTTCCCTTCATCTggatactatacttctgttgatgcagcctagaatagcattagcttttttttgctgctgcatcacaacgttgactcatgttcagcttgtggtacaccaagatccctagatccttttcacatgtactgctagtaagctaGGTGTCCCCCAAgctatatttgtgcacctggttcttcctgcctaagtgcagaaccttacatttgttgctactggaattcattttgttagcttgggcccagttctctaatcttttaagatcattttgaattctgattctgtcttttgcagcattagctaccccccccccccaatttggtgtcatctacaaATTTGATGATCATCCCCTCTAGTTCTTCAAGTAATTTATCAAGACGTTGAACGAccacaggcccaggacagaaccctatgGCACCCGACTTATCActttttccacctgcctcctgtctgcagggacctcactgTTCTCTAGGAATTCTCCAAGATCATAGACAAAGGCTCAGAGTAcaaccacaagctcctttagtacccttggatgcagctcttCACACCCTGATTCCCTTTAATCAATGGATTGACAATATGACAACACTTGCAGCTTATGAATGGATTATCTATAGATGCAGACTTTGTCTAGTCAAATATATTAATATTTGGAGCCAGTTTATACAGAATGTAGTGGGTTATTAATAACATATGtattacaataaaaatatcacacacatatatgtatggGTACGAAATTGGTGACAATTGATGTATTACATTGTATTTCCTGCACTTTCCCCCTTTCACaccttttttctcttcttttatcACATTATTTCCtctataaatgtattttttttaaatatcaaaaAAATACAGATAGTGGCTAGTGCAAGAATgataaagaaaaacacacattttaagttTAGACAAAAATGAGGGGTGAGAAAGAATGAAATAATATCTTACCAAGTTTACCAATGGCCCTCCAGAATTCCCATACTGCAAAAGAGAACAGAATTGGAGAGGGGGTCAATCCATTCCAAATCAATCCATTCCAAATCCACCTCCTCTTACACAATTCACAGGGGATTGAATATTTGCCAATGCGCTTCCAAAGAGTTTACAGCCCATTTTACCTACAATCATCAGAATTTTCTTAAGTTTGTAGTGTGTCAAATCAGTTCACTCCATAAAAAAGCCCCAGcctctgactgacttggcttcaGCTTCTCAACCATCTGCTCCCACCCCAAGCCCCACCTGTGCTTCTGTGCACTCATGGAACTCATGCATGTGCTCAGGAAAACAGTTTCTCCTCCTATAGAACTTAAGGTCCCtgacaaacacatttcaaaaaagCAAAAATGTATGTGTAAAATATGTGCCTGCCTGAATATCCAAGTGGGTAACTGCATCAGGCCAGATCCCCAATCCCTGGTAGGGCCGCACCTGCTTGTCAACACAACACAATGTCAGAGGACCCATTTTTCTCTTGCAGCATGGCAAATTGTACAACCATGGAAACTTGAAGGCCAAGCAAGCATTGCTTGAAGTTACTGCTGATTGGTGCTGACTTCAAGCCCCCCTTGGGCAGGGTCCCCCCTGGTCTCAGCAGGCTTGATGTCGCTGCCAATCAGGTGATTTGCGCTGGCTTCAAGCTCCATTTCCTGGCAGGGCTTGGCTGCGCTATGGAGTTCCCCGTGGATATCTCATTGGGCAGGCTGACACTGGCAACCGGCTGATTGATGCAAACGACAAGCCTCTTTTCCAAGGAACTATCAGAAGCACCCTTTAACGCTCCCAGTGGCATGTTGGCAGCCCCTTCTCTACCTGTCCCACAGGTATTATGACATTGAGGTGGGGCAGGTGAGTGTGGTTTTGAGGGAAACTCAGGGGCCAAATTTGGCTTGAAGGCTATAGGTTCACCAAGCCTCAAAGAATCCCTCCTCATTCATTTCTACCAACTGCAAGATCAAAGAGAAGACGGGCATGCATGCAAGACAGAAGAAGAAACcaagaagaatggcaagccaaGAGTTCATCAAACTTCCTGGCAGCAATGTTACTAACTGCCCCATTTGAGctggaggagcccccccccccattctcttaCATTTATAATGGCGTCAGTCTGGATATATTCCATGTCGGAGTCCTTAAGGCCAAGCTCCTTCCCATCTCTCTGCGTGCTGCTCACAATTCCCGTTGTCACAGTGTTTTGCAGGGAGAAAGGGCTGCCCAGAGCCACCACAAACTCCCCAGGACGCAGGTCAGAGGACTTGCCCAGCAGGAGGATTGGGAGGGCCATCTGCACAGGGTTTAaaatatggtttttattttttaaaggggtcaCTCACCTGGTCCCCTGTGGCAATTCAGACTTGTTTGTAGGCAGAGAAGCTACCATTGTTTCTCCCTGCCTATAAGTGGCTAGTGTGTGGACCAGCAGGCTTGAGAGGCAGCAGTTGTAGTGGCCTTCTCTTCTCACAGATTCTGCTCTCTCAAATACCAGCCTAGTTTATGGAATGAATTCTGCCACCCTCTTTACACCACTGTAACATGCCTCGGGGGTTTCTTGCCCTGCTGAGAAACAAAGTCGTTCTCACCTGGGGGTCTATTTTGATCAAGGCGATGTCCAGTTTGTGGTCGACATCTTTGACTTTGGCATCAAACTGGTGGCCATTCTTGAGCTCCACTTTGATCCTATGCTTGTTGGTGAGAACATGGGCATTGGTGAGGATCAGGCCATCCTCGGACACAATGAAGCCCGAACCGCTGGACACCAGGACTTCTTTGTTTGTGTAAGGTGACCTGCCACAAAAtctgcattcatttatttatcatttcaatttgtatcccacccttcctctcaaagCCCAGGTTGCTGAACACATCAGCAACTgaataatacaattaaaaataaaattaacgcATATTTAAAACAGGTAAAAACAAAGGTCTGAGAAATGAGGCTGAAGATATAGTATGTTTAGAGTTGTGAGACTGTTTACCCTGCCTACAAATCAGTCCAAATGTAACCTGAGGCAAGTATGAGGGAGAAACATATCCACTTCAGTGGGAAAAAGCAAGCAATGCAGGAGTCTGACTGGCCAGCATCTGTCATGCCACCAACATACCTATATTACATAACAATTTTGCAACATCCataaaaatgtttgctttaaaaaaaagtaagaaaATAGTATGAGGTGAAAGCtgaatgcataaataaaacacacgATCAAACATACCATGTGTTTTAAAAACTGTTTGGCCTGTACAGGAGGAAAAGCAAGACTCACACATTTCACCCAGCATCTCTCATCTTGCTGGAAGGTCTGCATGTTGCAGAAACTTGCAAAATCAGGACAAATCTAGGCTTGTGCTGGAAGTGAAGAGCCTGCTCTGTAAATACTGTATCTGTCCTACTCTTTAGATTTTGATAAAATACAAATAGGTACTAaaaagtcagccctgtttagggaagtttttaatgtttggtattttattgctttttaaatattctgttgggagctgcccagagtggctggggaaatccagccagatgggtggggtatgtataaataaataaataaataaaaattttttaatttttttattattattattaacaacaacaacaacaacaacaacaacaacaacaacaacaacaaactttccGGACCGGAcagcagaggaaaggaaaggaaagaaaaggaaagaaaagaaaaaagaaaaagaggatgaCCTTCACATTGCAAATCATATTTTAGAGGAAAAGCTTTTGAGGCATATGAGCTTCTGCAAATCTAACTAATTCCCAGATAAGATCCATGTTTGTACCACCCAATAGTTCAAAGTTTgatataaaaacaagaaaataaaggtAAGTGATGCAGCTCAGTGACCAGGTACAcgttttgcttgcagaaggtcccaagttgaGTCTCCAGGTGGGCAGATGGCTGATGGGGGCTTCTGGAGCCAAACAATAATCCAACACTAAACTATATGGTTAAGCCCATTGATTATGACATTATGCCCATTGAAAGCTGTTTCAGATCTACTCCTAAGTTATCCATGCATAGACTATACTATATCCTATCAGACAATAACTCAAATAAAAAGTAAACCAAGCTTTAATCAGGGCAGTCAGCTAATGGAAAGATTTGCCTTCAAATTGCTTAGTAATCCTAAAATCAAGCAGTGGATCTATTTCCATGTCAAAAGCTCTGCTAGGTGGAAGATAATTGATCAGTACATTTTAAGTAATTTCCATCCATCCTCATTTGAGGGCAATGGAGAGAAATTAATTACACCAGCTCCATGCTGGTGCGGCCTGAGAGGAATGGATTTACTTTGGATTGTGGAGATCCACCACCAGCTCTGCCTTGCCCTTAAAATGCCCCGTTTGAAGCTCTCAAGCTCTTTCTCAGGGGCCACTGCAAGGCGAGGGGGGGGCACCTCCACCATCTCCAAAACCCCTCCAGCAGGAATCACTAGGCAGTTAGCGTTGCAGCCTCAGTCAAGTACCTTCATATTACATAGCTTATTTGCACTTGCAGGCTTCGTTGAGTAATCAGCTGGATTGATTACAAATAATATTTGTATTGACTGGAAAGGTGCCTCTGAAGtgggaaaccttttttaaaaattgatggtTTCTGATATGGTTTCTAACTTCTAAAACCCGCAATCGCCATATTAGAAAAGGCATCCTCTTTCACATTGCATGGCACCTTGCTGTTGCACAACCATGCATTGTTTAAAATATGGTTATATTATtgaaaaactgtttttatttacaaacaaatgTATGCAGATTTAATTGATTCATTAATCATTTAAAACTCATATGATGAACTGAACAAGATTTCTTAAACCAGGTGACCAAGGTTCAATATGctgctgcaataaaataaaataaaagtgtgcaAGCCGTGGTGACTGTCTTAAGCATCTCCTCACTAGACCACACTTCCCCCATTCACTGCTTTGGCTGAAGCTCCTggctttaaagcaggcataggcaaacttggcccgccagatgttttgggactacaactcccatcatccctgaccactggtcatgttagctagcaatgatgggagttgcagttccaaaacatctggggggccaagtttgcctatgcctgctttaaagagctgggagaggcagcTCCTATAACGCCACCATTGACCAAGGAATAACCTTGAGCAGACAAGTGGCTAATTTTCCCCTCTAACTAGACGGAGCTTACCTGCGGAAGAGTTCCAAGTGCACGACGGCAGGAGCAATCTTCTCCACCACGTCAGCAATAAAGTTGAACTTGTACCGCAGACTGTTGGGGTCCACAAGACCTGTGAAGCAAAGGATGTGTCTGGCACTTGTCCAAGACCAAGTTGGATCTCAAGATGCTCTGCAAGCAGGAACAGGCAAACTTCAGACTGGCaagatatattttgtttttatactggATCCCAGAGAGCCTCTAACTGGAGCAAGATGCAAGAGAGCAGCGGAATGGCAACATATTCTTAGAAATATGGAGCTTATGCTTAGCCCACCACAAGGCTATCAATAGATCCACTCTCCCCGGCTCTAcagcagaggttcccaaactccACCTCAGCCCCAcctcatggaccacttgaaaattgctgtgtCTTGATAGAccatttaatgatttttctgtctGTTGCAGAAGCTGTAATGTACATTGTATTTAACTGTATTACAATAATATGAAGATTAAAGATTAATATGCACTGCAATAAATGTGCCATCTCCCATGTTCAGCCACAAATCCAGACATGTCACAGACCACCTGGATGAAGTTTGCAGACCAAGTGTGGTCCACACACCATGGATTGAGATTACC harbors:
- the HTRA4 gene encoding serine protease HTRA4, with translation MAAPRLRWLLVALLAVAAAPSPPCPPTCEPERCPGRSTLACSAAGGELRPDRCGCCWECAAGEGQPCAPGGRCARGLVCRRPPGGGGARGTCSCAESPLAVCGSDGRTYRSLCHLRAQNQQGSRRRELPVIAVQKGGCGEKGLVDPNSLRYKFNFIADVVEKIAPAVVHLELFRRSPYTNKEVLVSSGSGFIVSEDGLILTNAHVLTNKHRIKVELKNGHQFDAKVKDVDHKLDIALIKIDPQMALPILLLGKSSDLRPGEFVVALGSPFSLQNTVTTGIVSSTQRDGKELGLKDSDMEYIQTDAIINYGNSGGPLVNLDGEVIGMNTLKVTAGISFAIPSDRIRQFLEDYHNRYMKGKIRPKKKYLGLRMLPLTFNLIRELRRRDRNFPDLSSGVYIYEVIQGTAAASAGLQDGDVIIAINGKTVTSTRDVADTVQNSDTLSIVVRRGNEDLIVTVTPDEID